The sequence ACGCCCTCGGCCGTGAGTTCGCCACTCTCGAAGAACGCGCCGGCGTTGTTGACGAGGGCATCAAGCCGATCGTACCGGAACGCGACGTGGTCGGCGAGTTCCCGGACATCGTCCAGCTCCGTGAAATCCGCGATGACGGTCTCGTAATCGGCCGTCCCGGTGGCTGCAAGCGCTGATTCGAGCGATTGAGCTTTTGCATCGGATCGCCCGTGGGCGATCACGGTTGCGCCGCGTCGTGCCAGTTCCAGAGCGGTCGCTCGTCCGACGCCATCGGTCGCTCCAGTAACGAGGACGGTCGACGCCGAGCGGTTTTCGTCTGGGGAGTTCGACTGTTCTCTTGGAGGGCGACTGCTCATATCTCGTCATCTGCATGGACGGTCATAGTGTTGGCTCGGGCCGTCCGTCGGCGGAACGAAACCCCTAACGGGGTCTCCCCGTAGTGTCCGGTATGCAGGGAGAATCCGACGTCGTGGTCCTGCGCCTGGGGCACCGTCCGGGTCGCGACGACAGGATGACGACACACGTGGGGCTGACTGCACGCGCGCTGGGGGCGAACCGCGTCATCTATCCCGAGAACGCCACTGACGCCGTCGAGACGGTGACCGACATCACCGACCGATTCGGCGGGCCGTTCGCGGTCGAGACGACCGAGGAACCACACGCGACCATCCGAAACTGGCCGGGAAGCGTCGTCCACCTCACGATGTACGGAGAGCAGGTTCAGGACGTCGAGGCGGACATCCGGGAGGCGCACGCCGAAACGGCGCTCCTCGTCGTGGTCGGTTCGGAGAAGGTCCCCTTCTCGGTCTACGAGGCCGCCGACTGGAACGTCGGCGTGACTAATCAGCCCCACTCGGAGGTCGCGGGGCTCGCCGTCTTCCTGGACCACCTCTTCGAAGGGCGGGAACTCGACCGGGAGTGGGAGGGGGCTGAGAGCCGTGTCGTGCCGAAGGCGACGGGAAAGAAGGTCGTCGACGCCGAGTAACCGTCTCACAAGGTTAATGTTCGTCCGACTGGGAGTTACTCGTAATGGCTTTTGAGGACTTGCTGGAGGACCCCGTGGTCCAAAAATATCTCAACGAACTGGTGGGGCCGAAGGGCATGCCCGTAGCGGCGGCCCCCCCGGACGGTGAGGTGACCGACGAGGAACTGGCCGAGAGGCTGGGTCTGGAGCTGAACGACGTACGACGGGCGTTGTTCATCCTCTACGAGAACGACCTGGCGACATACCGGCGCGTCCGGGACGAGGACTCCGGGTGGCTCACGTATCTCTGGACGTTCGAATACGACAACATCCCCGGCAATCTCCACGACGAGATGGTGCGGTTGCTGGAGGCACTGGAGGAGCGCCGCGAGTACGAGGCGATGAACGAGTTCTACCTCTGTGACGTCTGTTCGATCCGCTTCGAGTTCGGCGAGGCGATGGACCTCGGGTTCGAGTGCCCGGAGTGTGGCTCACAGGTCGAAGCGATGGAGAACGAAGCGATCATCCACTCCATCGACGAACGCATCGAAGCACTCCGTTCGGACCTGGGGATCACCGCATAGATGGTCGTCCTCGCCACCAAGGTCTACGTCTCCGGTGATGCTCGCGACCGGACCCTCGATTCGCTCGATTCGCTGGTGCGAAACGACATCGGGGATCTCGACGTCGAGTGGTCCGTCGGTCTTCGACACGACGGGTTTCCTTCGGTGACCGTCCAGGGAGCGGACGCGACCGTTGCCCGAAACGTCCTCCGCGAGACGTGGGGCGAGATAACCGAATCATTCGAGGCGGGTGAGACGTACGTCGGCACACTGGAACAGTGGGACGACGACGGCTTCGTCCTGGACGCTGGCACCGAGATTCGGATTCCGTCGAGCGAACTCGGCCTGGGAGCGGGGACACCGGGGCAGATCCGAACTCGATTCGGCCTCGTCCAGCACATGCCGTTGCGATTCACCTACGGAGAAACCCCGCGACTCGCCGACGAGGAGCGGGACCGCCTGTACGACTGGACACGGGAGGATGTCGGCCGGGTGAACGTGAACAGTGCGACCCGCGCTGAGGTCAGGTCGACGGTGAACCGTGCCGGTCACGCACAGGACATCGTCACCGTCGAACGCCTGGGGCTGCTCGAACAGAGTATCATCTGTGGAGAAGGAACAGACCCGCCCGGGTTGCTCTCGAGTATCGGCTCACATCTGCAAGCAGAACTGCTCGCCGTCGTTCCATGAGACGACTCCTCGCCATCCTCGCGCTCGGGTTCCTCGTCCTGCTGGCCGGGTGTGGCGGGACGGCTGTCGACGACGCCGCCCTGAACGAATCCGCCGAGTACGACTGGAACACGACCGCAGCGGTCACGGTAACGGCCGAAGGATCGGAGTACAGGACGGTGTACACGCTCGACGAGGAGAGCGAGGTGCAACTGTCGATCCGCGACGAGCTGTTGGGACGGCAGCCCGTGCCGATTTCGGCCGTCCAATTCCGGTACGAGAACGGAACCGTGGCGAACGCCAGCGCGCTCACCGTCGAGGAGCGAAACAAGCGCACCGTGGTCGAGTTCCCGGTCGAGGCGGGCCAGTTCGCGTACACGGCCCGGAGCAGTTCTCGGTCGTTGATGATACCCGTGATGACGAACCGGACGCACGAGGTGATCCTCCCGGAAGGCATGCGGATATCCGTGCCGGTGTTCGGTGGGGCCGACCCGGGCGACTACGAGACGGAGATCCGAGACGACCGTGTCCACCTGACCTGGTCGTCGGTGGAGGCCGAGCGCATCTCCATCGATTACTACCAGGAACGCGACCTCCTGCTCTTCGCGGGATTGCTCGGGCTCCTGGTCCTGGTCTCCGGTGGGGGAATCGCGTACTATCGGTCCCAGATCCAGCGCCTGGAGGAAGAGCGAACCGCGGCGGGACTCGACTTCGACGAAGAGTAACCGGCGGGAATTAAGCGGCCCGGGTACCACGTTCGACCATGGACGTAGCCGTGGTCACCGTCGGCGACGAGTTACTCGCCGGCGAGACGGAGAACACGAACGCCTCGTGGTTGGGACGTCGATTGACTGCACGTGGCGCCACGGTCCGGCGCATGCTGGTCCTCCCAGACGACACTCAGGCCATCGCCGAGGCCGTTTCGGCATATGCGAACGACTTCGATGCAGTCGTCGTCACGGGTGGCGTCGGGCCGACCCACGATGACGTGACCCTCGACGGCGTCGCCGCCGCGTTCGACCTCGCGATGGTCGAACACCAGGACGTCGTGGTCTGGTTCGACGAACACGCCGAGTACTCCCGGCAGGACCTGGTCTCCGGCACGATGGACCTCCCCGAGGGAGCACGGATGATACCGAACGACGAGGGCGTTGCCCCCGGTGCGATCGTCGAGAACGTCTACGTGCTTCCGGGCGTCCCTGACGAGATGCGTGCGATGTTCGACCGAGTCGCCGACGATTTCGAAGGAACCCGCTTGACGACCGAGGTGGTCCACTCCGACGCACCGGAGAGTTCGCTCATCGAGATCATCGCGGAGGTGAACGACCGATTCGACGTTCGGGTGGGAAGTTACCCGAACGACGGGGTCCGGCTCAAACTGACGGCCGCAGATCCGGAGGAAGTCAATGCCGCAGCAGACTGGCTCCGCCAGCGCGTCTAGCGGTACAGGTACCGGACCCAGATGGCAGTGACCAGGATACTGAGCAACAGGACGGTCCACCCGACGGCGTCGACGGGAAGGTCAGATGCGGCACTGAGTATTTCGAACATACCTGCGAATTCCCGGTCAGTTCCCTTAACTCTTGACGAACGTCGAGCGGTCGCTTTTTTCGTGCCCGCCGCGAACCCGACGGTATGCGACGCATCGGGCTGGTGGTGAATCCGATCGCCGGCATGGGCGGACGAGTGGGGCTCAAAGGCACCGATGGCATGGTGGAACGGGCCCGGGAACTGGGCGCCGAACCCCGGGCTCCGGACCGTGCGGTTCGGGCCCTCGAATCGCTCCGGAACCGTGCATCCGAGATCACCGTGGTTACCTGGGGGTCCCCGATGGGGGAGGACGAAGCCACCGCTGCGGGGTTCGAACCCACGATCCTGGGTCGGCCCGATGGCGACCGAACGACTGCCGCCGACACTCACCGGGCGGTCGAAGCGTTCGTCGCCGAGGACGTCGATCTCATCCTCTTCGTGGGTGGCGATGGCACCGCGGTCGACGTCGCGACCACGCTCGACGACGGTGGCGGCACGATCCCGATCCTCGGCGTACCGGCTGGTGTGAAGGTCTTCTCGTCGGTCTTTGCCGTCAGCCCCGAGGCCGCGGGGCGACTCGCCGCGACCTTCGAAGACTGGGAGCGACGCGAGGTCAACGATATCGACGAGGAAGCCTACCGGGCTGGGACGGTTCGTGCCGCTCCGAAGGGTGTTGCGAGAGTACCCGTCGATGGCGAGCTCCAGTCATCGAAGCAGGTCATGGGGGGTGACGTCGAATCCCTCGCGCGCGGCGTGGCGGACGCCGTCGAACCCGGCGTCACGTACGTCCTCGGCCCCGGTGGGACGTTGCAGACGGTAAAAGACGCACTTGGATTCGAGGGCAGCCCCCTCGGTGTGGACGTCTACCGTAATGGAGCGGTCGTCGTCCGCGATGCGAACGAAGCGGAGATACTCGACGAACTTGGGCCCGAGAACGTGATCGTCGTCTCACCGATCGGCGGGCAGGGGTTCGTCTTCGGGCGGGGGAACGATCAACTATCGCCGGCGGTGATACGGGACTGCGATCTCGAGATCGTGGCCTCGCGTGAGAAACTGGAATCCACCGGTGTCCTCCGTGTCGATACGGGTGACGAATCGCTCGACGATGCTCTCAGGGGATGGGTCAGGGTCCGAACCGGTCGATTCGAACAACGGATGATCAAGATCGTCTGAGTACGTCTCGTCGACAGGATGTGGTGTGTGGCTACCAGCCACTAGTGGCCAATGTTTGACGTAGAGATAAGATTAAGGCCCCTAATGTATTAAAGAGCCTATATGGATACGAGGAAGGTACAGCGGTTGGGTCCATCGACCCTGGCGATGACGCTGCCCGCCGAGTGGGCCCGGCAACAGGACGTCGAGAAGGGCGATTCGGTCACCGTTCGTGAGAGTAGCAAGGGGACGCTCACGATTACCCCGGAATCGGCACACGGCGAGGAGAGCGAGGCGACCATCCACGTCGAGAAGTTCGACGTCGACGCCGTCGAACGCGCGATCATCGGACAGTACGTGCTCGGGCGACGCATCATCCACGTCACCGCCGACGGGACGCTGGGGAGCGATCACATCAACGCGGTGTACAACGCAGAGACCCAACTGATGGGACTGGGTGTCATCGAGGAGACGCCGGACCGAATCACGATTCGTTGTTCGGTCGACCCCGAGGACTTCACGCTCGACAATCTATTGAAACGGCTCGAAAGCACCGGGCGGACGATGCGCGGTGAGGCGATCAAGGCCCTCGCCCACGGCAACCGGGACCTGGCCCAGCGCGCCAAGAACCGCGAGCGGCAGGCCAACAAAATCTTCGTGTTGCTGTTGCGATTGATCTTCACCGCCTATCAGAATCCGAGCCTGGCGCGCGCGGTCGGGCTCTCCGACGGCTTTCCCCTTATTGCCTACCGTTCGGTCGCGAAGAGCCTCGAGTTGACGGCGGACAACGCCGAGGACATCGCGGACATCGTCACGGAGAGCGAGGAGGGGACACTCGCCGTGGATTCGGCCACGTTACGCCGCATCCGTGAATTCAACGACCAGGTCGACGAGATCTCACAGCTCGCCGTGGAGGCGGTGGTCGAGCGCGATTACGACAAGACGATCGAGGCCCGGTCGCTGTTCCGGGAGATCGGCGATCGCGAGGTAGACATTCTGGAGGACCTCCCCGAGATGGAAAATTGCGAATTACTCATGGTCAGAGACGTCCTCGTCGCCCTCCAGCAGACCGCCGAATACGCCATGCGGAACGTCGAGATCGCGTCGAACCTGGCCCTGAACGAGCAATCCGATTACACGACCATCTCGTAAGCGGCTCCGCTTCCCGTCCGAAAGACCGTCGAGCATCGAAGCAGTCGTTCGTGTACATTTATAGGGATACGCTGGAAAGAATCGATCATGGCGACTACGACGAGTGATACGGAAACTGATATCGATACCGGGTTCGGGATACTGTTCGGGCTCCTCGCCGCTGCATCGGCGGGCGTCGCCCTGTTCGTCGAGGGACTCCCCAGGAGTCTCGGCTTCGGGGCGGCCGTCGTCTTCGGCATCCTCCTCGTCGTCTCCCTACACGTATACCGCTGAACTGTGTCGATGGTACGGTATTCGAACCAGCTGAAACAGTTAACCGTGTCCAGAGCTAATGATGAGTGATGCCCGAATACACCGAAGAGGAACGCCAGATCCTCGCATACCTTCGGGACAGCGTGTCCGGTGGCGAGCGCTATTTCCGTGCGAAGAACATCGCCGAAGCCCTGGGCCTCTCCGCGAAACAGGTCGGCGTCAGACTCGCTGGCCTGTCGGAGAAATCCGACGACGTCGACATCCAGAAGTGGGGCCGGTCGCGCTCTACGACCTGGCGCGTCGAACCGGCGTGACCGGCGACTTTTTGACGGGCCCGGGGGAAGGTCTTCCATGAGCGTTCGGGTCGAACGGAGCTTCGATGTCGACGCTACGCCCGAGGATATCTGGGAGTTCATCGCCGATCCCGCCCACCGAGCCAGGGCCATCAGCGTCGTGGATCGTTTCGACCAGCACGGCGAGACGACGGTCTGGCATATCGCCCTTCCAATCCCGTTCGTCCGCACCACTATCCGCGTCAGGACCAGAGACGTCGTGCGAGAACCGCCGGAATACGTCAAGTTCGAGGGTCGTTCGACGGCTTTCGACGTTACCGGAGAACACACGATCTCCGTGGAGGGACAGGCCTCGCGAGTCAGGAACGTATTCGTCGTCGATGGCAGGGCTCCAGGTGTCGAGCGATTCTTCGAGCGAAACTTCGAATCGGAGATTCGCAATCTCGAGCGAGCTCTTCGACGCTACTTGGCAGAGCAATGAAACTCGCACTCGCACAGCTGGACGTCGCGGAAGCCGCCCCCGAGACCAACCGCACTCTCGCGGTCCAGGCCATCGAATCGGCTGCGGCCAGTGGTGCAGACCTGGTGGCCCTCCCCGAGCTGTGGAACGTCGGGTTCTTCGCGTTCGACAGCTACGAGACCCTCGCAGAACCACTCGATGGGCCGTCGCTCTCGCTCGTCCGCGAGACCGCGGCAGCGAACGACGTCGGTCTCCTCGCGGGGAGCATCGTCGAGAACCTGGCCGAGAGTGACGCCGATGGCCCCGCAGAGACGGGCCTGTCGAACACGACCGTCCTCTACGACCGGGACGGGAGCCGACTCGCCACGTACCGTAAACAGCACCTCTTCGGCTACGAATCGGCGGAGAACCAGCTCCTCGTCCCCGGCGACTCGCTGGGCGTCGCGTCCTTCGAGGGATTCACCGTCGGAATGACGACGTGCTACGATCTTCGCTTTCCCGAACTGTATCGTGCACTCCTCGAGCAAGGCGTCACGCTGGTACTCGTCCCGAGCGCCTGGCCGTACCCGCGGGTCGAACACTGGAAGACCCTTCCCCGGGCACGAGCCGTCGAGAATCTCTTCTACGTGGCGACGGTCAACGGTGCAGCGACGTTCGACGCAGCGACGCTCCTCGGCCGGTCGACCATCTACGACCCCTGGGGAACCGAACTCGCGAGTTCCGGGGACGAACCGACGCTCGTCTTCGCGGACATCGACCCGGAACGCGTGACGGCGGTCCGAGAGGAGTTCCCCGCTATCGACGACCGGCGGGAATGAATGCGGACAGGTTTATACGTGAGAAGGAACAACCGGTAAGTGCCGGCAACTGACGCTTTTCTCGTCATACGCTGGCAACAAAACCTACACGCGGCGCCCGACGGCCCGACTCCGGGTGTCCAAGCGACACGGGGCACCGCCTGGACACTCCGCCCGGTCCGCTCCTCGTTCACAACTCGTGCAGTGAATCGGCTATTCCTGATCCTCGCCCGTTTCGACCCTCGTCAGCGTTGCGACCGCGTTTTCCACGGCCTCGGCGTCGAAATCGTGGTCGGGACGAAGATTGACGAATGCCAGAAAACTCGTCGCCTCCTCGAGTGCCGATGGCGAATAGTACGTGTCCGCAGCGGTGACTGCGGCTTCGGCGCCGATATGCGGTTCCAGTGCGGCCAGTGCACACGCCAGATCGTAGGCCCTCGCGTCGTCGATCCCGTCCTCGTCGACGTTCGTCGCATCGATGAAAAACAGGTCTCCGTCGTGGACGAGGACGTTCTCCTCTCGGAGGTCTCCATGTGCCAGGTCGTTCGCGTGCATCGTCGAGAGCGCCTGAAAGACGTCGCTGGCGTATTCCTCGACGTCTTCGGCGGGGAGTTGATCCAGCGTCACGAAGTCATCCAGGTACTCCATCACCACGACCCCTAGACCGCCGACTGCGAACGCCTCGACGGGATCGGGCGCGTTCACTCCGATATCCGCCATTCGACGGGTCGCCTCGAGTTCGTGGCGAGCCATCTCGACCGGCCCATCGGAGCGTTCGAAGAAACCCTCACCACCCGCCGTGAACGCGCCGAGGTTCCGTGCACCAGTGAACAGCGCGTGGACGAAGGCGTTCTGTGGGGTGATGACTTTGACGAACCACGTCTCGTCGACGACCAGTGGTGTCGAGAGCCAGTTGTCCGCCTCCAGGAACGTGACGCGAACGACCGGCCGATCGTACCTGTCGGCGATATCGTGGGCGACCTCCTCGATCTGCTCCCAGGAGAGTGTTCCACGAATCAACTGACGAAGGTCCATCGATTGACGGGAGGGCGCGAACCCCGAAAGACCCTTCGCAGAATTAGTCGACAAATTTATGATAGTTAGACGCTACCACATACCATGGATTTCAGCCTGCCGGACGACCATCGCATGACTCGCGACGCCGTCCGAGCGTTCGCGGAGGCGGAAATCGAACCGATCGCCCAGGAGATAGAAGACGAGAAGCGGTTTCCAGCGGAGATCTTCGATCAGTTGGCCGATATCGACGTGATGGGTGTCCCGATCGACGAGGACTTCGGTGGTCTCGGTGGCGGTCAGTTACTGTACGCACTCGTCGTGGAGGAACTGGGTCGTGTGTCGGGATCGGTCGGCCTTTCGTATGCGGCCCACGTCTCACTGGGGTCGAAACCACTCGATATGTTCGGGACCGCCGAGCAGAAGCGACGGTGGCTTCGCCCACTCGCGACGGGCGAACACATGGGTGCGTGGGCCCTGACCGAACCGGAGAGCGGCAGTGACGCGAGTGATATGGACACGACGGCCGAACGGGACGGCGACGAGTGGGTGCTCGACGGGACGAAGCAGTTCATCACCAACGCCAACGTCGCCGGCTCGGTCCTCGTCAAGGCGGTAACTGACCCGACGGCCGGGTACGGCGGTATCACGACGTTCATCGTCGACCCTGCGGAGGACGACGGGTTCGAGATAGCGAACGTCTGGGACAAGATGGGACTGAACGCCTCGCCGACATGTGAGATCCACCTGGACGACGTACGGCTCGCCGACGACCGAGTTCTCGGCGAACCAGGTGATGGCTGGAAGCAGACGATGAAAACACTGACTGGCGGTCGCATCTCCATCGCCGCCCTCTCGGTCGGCATCGCCCAGGGGTCGTTCGACGTCGCGACGGAGTACGCCCAGGAACGCGAGCAGTTCGGGCAACCGATATCGGAGTTCGACGCCATCCGCGACAAACTCGTCGGAATGGACCGGAAAATAGAGCGCGCCCGCCTGCTCACCCACAAGGCGGCGTCGACCTACGATAACGGCGAGGAGGCGGTCCGAATAAGCTCGATGGCGAAGTGGGACGCCAGCGAGGCCGCCCGCGAGGTGTCGAACGAAGCGGTCCAGACGCTCGGCGGCTACGGCTACACGACGGAGTTCGCCCCCCAACGCCACCTCGCGGACGCGAAGTTGATGGAGATCGGCGAGGGGACCAGCGAGATCCAGCAACTCGTCATCGGGCGCCAACTGGGCCTATAAAGCGCCCGGTAGACCGCCGCTCAGGACCGGTCGTCGAGGATGCGGCCGATTATCTTCCGTGTGGAGAGGAGTTCTCCATCGTAGCGCGGGTCTCGACCGGAGGCACGGCGGACCATACAGTCGAGACCACGGGAGGCGAGTTCGGATTCGATCGCGTCGACGTCGTGGTGCTGGTCGTAACCGAGGGCGATCACGTCCGGGTCGATATCCTCGATCGGGACGAAAATGTCGTCCTCGTCTCCGATGTGGGCCTCGTCGACGACCTCCAGGGCTGCGACGACGTCTCTTCGTTGTCGATTCGGCAGTATCGGTGGTTCCTTGTGCGTCACGTTCTCTCGTCTGGCGACGATGACGTGGAGTTCGTCTCCCATCTCGGCGGCGTCACTGAGATAGTGGACGTGACCGGGATGGATGATGTCAAAGGTACCCTGGGCTACGACGCGTGTCATTCACAACTCTCTGTCTATGTCTTCCTGGGTGAAGTCGAAAAACGATTCTGGGTCGGGGAGATCGACGTCCAACACGGACAGCGACCGCCGTTCTCCCTCGCTGTCGAAGGAACGCCAGTCGTCGGGGCCGTACGGTGCTCCGAGGATAACGTGGACGACGCCGGCACCGAAGGTGCTCCTGTCCTCGTCGCTCGGCCGCAGGACGCCGTTCGGATGGGAGTGAACCGACCCCACCGTTCGGTTGTCGTTCGGGACGAGGTGTCGTTTCATCGTCGCGCTGGTCGGCCCGGATTTCGTCCCGGGGATAACCAGGATATCGGTGATGACGACTCCCTCCCGTCCCGAGAATCCATCGAGATCCCCGGCCGGCGTCGCCTGGAGGATCCCGAGGTACTCGTTTGGATGTGCATCTCTCGCGGCCTCACGGGCGAAATCCAGCGTCTCGGCGGCGATACCGAGGACGGGCGGTCGCGAGCCGATACGCATACTCCTTGTTGACCGCTGGGCCGTTCTAAGGGTTCCGGAACGACGGTCCGTTGGACCGAACCCGTAAAGAGTTAACCGGACCGACGGATACCATCCACCAGCAATGAATAACGTCTCTTCGGTCGACGACACCGGTGATGGGCCGGCCGTCGTTCGCCTCGATCCTGGGTGTACCCGGGACGACGTCGCGGAGGGGGAACGATACGTCGCCCGGGTCAACGGCGTCGTCGACTACGGCATCTTCGTCGATCTATCGAAGCACGTCTCGGGTCTCGTTCACGAATCCACGCTCTCTGGGCAGTACGATGTGGGCGACGAACTCGTCGTCGAACTCGTGGAGATCAGGGAGAACGGCGACCTGAGCTTCGAACCGGTCGCCGTCGAGCCTACCGATCCAGTCGAACGACACCCGAGCTACGACCGGACCGCTGCCGGTGTTCTCTCCCAGAAGGTCGGCGAGACGGTTCATCTCGAGGGCGAAGTCGTCCAGGCCAAGCAGACCGGCGGCCCGACGATATTCCGCGTGCGAGACGAGACGGCGATCGTCCCCTGTACCGCCTTCGAGGAGGCGGGGGTCAGGGCCCACCCGTCTGTCGCGGTGGGCGATCTGGTCCACGTCAGTGGGACCGTCGAGACCCGGGATGACAGCGTCCAGGTCGAGATCGAGGACCTCGAGCGTTTGGCGAAGGACCGCGGGAGGTCGGTCGAACAGCGACTCGAGGCCGCCGTCAGTGAACAGGCAGAACCCCCCGAACTCGACCCGCTCGTCGAATGGCCGGCACTCGAGGGGATGATTCCCGACCTCCGACGGGTCGCCCGCCGACTCCGTCGAACCGTCCTCGAGAGCAGACCGATTCGGATCCGACATCA is a genomic window of Halanaeroarchaeum sp. HSR-CO containing:
- a CDS encoding transcription factor; this translates as MAFEDLLEDPVVQKYLNELVGPKGMPVAAAPPDGEVTDEELAERLGLELNDVRRALFILYENDLATYRRVRDEDSGWLTYLWTFEYDNIPGNLHDEMVRLLEALEERREYEAMNEFYLCDVCSIRFEFGEAMDLGFECPECGSQVEAMENEAIIHSIDERIEALRSDLGITA
- a CDS encoding Mov34/MPN/PAD-1 family protein — its product is MRIGSRPPVLGIAAETLDFAREAARDAHPNEYLGILQATPAGDLDGFSGREGVVITDILVIPGTKSGPTSATMKRHLVPNDNRTVGSVHSHPNGVLRPSDEDRSTFGAGVVHVILGAPYGPDDWRSFDSEGERRSLSVLDVDLPDPESFFDFTQEDIDREL
- a CDS encoding carbon-nitrogen family hydrolase; the encoded protein is MKLALAQLDVAEAAPETNRTLAVQAIESAAASGADLVALPELWNVGFFAFDSYETLAEPLDGPSLSLVRETAAANDVGLLAGSIVENLAESDADGPAETGLSNTTVLYDRDGSRLATYRKQHLFGYESAENQLLVPGDSLGVASFEGFTVGMTTCYDLRFPELYRALLEQGVTLVLVPSAWPYPRVEHWKTLPRARAVENLFYVATVNGAATFDAATLLGRSTIYDPWGTELASSGDEPTLVFADIDPERVTAVREEFPAIDDRRE
- a CDS encoding DUF2110 family protein; this translates as MVVLATKVYVSGDARDRTLDSLDSLVRNDIGDLDVEWSVGLRHDGFPSVTVQGADATVARNVLRETWGEITESFEAGETYVGTLEQWDDDGFVLDAGTEIRIPSSELGLGAGTPGQIRTRFGLVQHMPLRFTYGETPRLADEERDRLYDWTREDVGRVNVNSATRAEVRSTVNRAGHAQDIVTVERLGLLEQSIICGEGTDPPGLLSSIGSHLQAELLAVVP
- a CDS encoding RIO1 family regulatory kinase/ATPase, coding for MDLRQLIRGTLSWEQIEEVAHDIADRYDRPVVRVTFLEADNWLSTPLVVDETWFVKVITPQNAFVHALFTGARNLGAFTAGGEGFFERSDGPVEMARHELEATRRMADIGVNAPDPVEAFAVGGLGVVVMEYLDDFVTLDQLPAEDVEEYASDVFQALSTMHANDLAHGDLREENVLVHDGDLFFIDATNVDEDGIDDARAYDLACALAALEPHIGAEAAVTAADTYYSPSALEEATSFLAFVNLRPDHDFDAEAVENAVATLTRVETGEDQE
- a CDS encoding phosphate uptake regulator PhoU — its product is MDTRKVQRLGPSTLAMTLPAEWARQQDVEKGDSVTVRESSKGTLTITPESAHGEESEATIHVEKFDVDAVERAIIGQYVLGRRIIHVTADGTLGSDHINAVYNAETQLMGLGVIEETPDRITIRCSVDPEDFTLDNLLKRLESTGRTMRGEAIKALAHGNRDLAQRAKNRERQANKIFVLLLRLIFTAYQNPSLARAVGLSDGFPLIAYRSVAKSLELTADNAEDIADIVTESEEGTLAVDSATLRRIREFNDQVDEISQLAVEAVVERDYDKTIEARSLFREIGDREVDILEDLPEMENCELLMVRDVLVALQQTAEYAMRNVEIASNLALNEQSDYTTIS
- a CDS encoding adenylyltransferase/cytidyltransferase family protein, with the translated sequence MTRVVAQGTFDIIHPGHVHYLSDAAEMGDELHVIVARRENVTHKEPPILPNRQRRDVVAALEVVDEAHIGDEDDIFVPIEDIDPDVIALGYDQHHDVDAIESELASRGLDCMVRRASGRDPRYDGELLSTRKIIGRILDDRS
- a CDS encoding DUF5803 family protein, which codes for MRRLLAILALGFLVLLAGCGGTAVDDAALNESAEYDWNTTAAVTVTAEGSEYRTVYTLDEESEVQLSIRDELLGRQPVPISAVQFRYENGTVANASALTVEERNKRTVVEFPVEAGQFAYTARSSSRSLMIPVMTNRTHEVILPEGMRISVPVFGGADPGDYETEIRDDRVHLTWSSVEAERISIDYYQERDLLLFAGLLGLLVLVSGGGIAYYRSQIQRLEEERTAAGLDFDEE
- a CDS encoding molybdopterin-binding protein produces the protein MDVAVVTVGDELLAGETENTNASWLGRRLTARGATVRRMLVLPDDTQAIAEAVSAYANDFDAVVVTGGVGPTHDDVTLDGVAAAFDLAMVEHQDVVVWFDEHAEYSRQDLVSGTMDLPEGARMIPNDEGVAPGAIVENVYVLPGVPDEMRAMFDRVADDFEGTRLTTEVVHSDAPESSLIEIIAEVNDRFDVRVGSYPNDGVRLKLTAADPEEVNAAADWLRQRV
- a CDS encoding SRPBCC family protein, whose translation is MSVRVERSFDVDATPEDIWEFIADPAHRARAISVVDRFDQHGETTVWHIALPIPFVRTTIRVRTRDVVREPPEYVKFEGRSTAFDVTGEHTISVEGQASRVRNVFVVDGRAPGVERFFERNFESEIRNLERALRRYLAEQ
- a CDS encoding ATP-NAD kinase family protein, with product MRRIGLVVNPIAGMGGRVGLKGTDGMVERARELGAEPRAPDRAVRALESLRNRASEITVVTWGSPMGEDEATAAGFEPTILGRPDGDRTTAADTHRAVEAFVAEDVDLILFVGGDGTAVDVATTLDDGGGTIPILGVPAGVKVFSSVFAVSPEAAGRLAATFEDWERREVNDIDEEAYRAGTVRAAPKGVARVPVDGELQSSKQVMGGDVESLARGVADAVEPGVTYVLGPGGTLQTVKDALGFEGSPLGVDVYRNGAVVVRDANEAEILDELGPENVIVVSPIGGQGFVFGRGNDQLSPAVIRDCDLEIVASREKLESTGVLRVDTGDESLDDALRGWVRVRTGRFEQRMIKIV
- a CDS encoding acyl-CoA dehydrogenase family protein, with the protein product MDFSLPDDHRMTRDAVRAFAEAEIEPIAQEIEDEKRFPAEIFDQLADIDVMGVPIDEDFGGLGGGQLLYALVVEELGRVSGSVGLSYAAHVSLGSKPLDMFGTAEQKRRWLRPLATGEHMGAWALTEPESGSDASDMDTTAERDGDEWVLDGTKQFITNANVAGSVLVKAVTDPTAGYGGITTFIVDPAEDDGFEIANVWDKMGLNASPTCEIHLDDVRLADDRVLGEPGDGWKQTMKTLTGGRISIAALSVGIAQGSFDVATEYAQEREQFGQPISEFDAIRDKLVGMDRKIERARLLTHKAASTYDNGEEAVRISSMAKWDASEAAREVSNEAVQTLGGYGYTTEFAPQRHLADAKLMEIGEGTSEIQQLVIGRQLGL
- a CDS encoding tRNA (cytidine(56)-2'-O)-methyltransferase, which produces MQGESDVVVLRLGHRPGRDDRMTTHVGLTARALGANRVIYPENATDAVETVTDITDRFGGPFAVETTEEPHATIRNWPGSVVHLTMYGEQVQDVEADIREAHAETALLVVVGSEKVPFSVYEAADWNVGVTNQPHSEVAGLAVFLDHLFEGRELDREWEGAESRVVPKATGKKVVDAE